One genomic window of Conger conger chromosome 9, fConCon1.1, whole genome shotgun sequence includes the following:
- the LOC133136696 gene encoding CMP-N-acetylneuraminate-beta-galactosamide-alpha-2,3-sialyltransferase 2-like: MHSAHDSAPNRCRACAVVGNSRNLNGSDYGALIDSNDFIIRLNKAPILGYEKDVGNRTTHRVMYPESATNLQKDTSLLLIPFKTLDLEWITSALTTGTVKRTRMPVMAKINADKNKVLIYNPTFLKYVYDVWLELHGKYPSTGFLTLMFAIHVCDEVNVFGFGAAKDGTWQHYWEKNKFTKWKPTGLHAGDYESVIMKLLACKNKMKLFEGI, encoded by the exons atgcactca GCTCATGACTCAGCGCCCAATCGCTGCAGGGCTTGCGCTGTAGTCGGGAATTCTCGGAACCTCAACGGATCCGATTACGGAGCcctcattgactccaatgacTTCATCATAAGAC TGAACAAAGCTCCCATTTTGGGCTATGAAAAGGACGTAGGGAACAGAACCACCCATCGTGTCATGTACCCAGAAAGTGCCACAAACCTGCAAAAGGACACGAGCCTGCTGCTGATACCATTCAAGACTTTGGATCTGGAGTGGATCACTAGTGCTCTGACCACAGGCACTGTGAAACG CACCCGGATGCCGGTGATGGCCAAGATTAATGCAGACAAGAATAAG GTGTTAATATACAACCCCACGTTCTTAAAGTATGTCTATGATGTGTGGCTTGAACTCCATGGGAAATATCCCTCCACCGGCTTCTTAACCTTGATGTTCGCCATCCACGTATGTGATGAG gtgaatgtttttggatttgggGCAGCCAAGGACGGAACCTGGCAGCATTactgggagaaaaacaaatttaCAAAGTGGAAGCCAACTGGACTGCACGCCGGAGACTACGAGTCTGTCATCATGAAGCTGCTGgcc